GGGTGGCACGTTGACAATCCCCTCTATACTAACCTCGAACACGTTTCTTATAATGAGGGCCGCGGATGTTAAGGCAGCTGAAACCACGAATATCAAGGCTAGGTACGTAATGATTCTTCTCCCCATTCTGACACCACACATTGTATGTGGCTCAAGCAACTATAACTCTAACACCTGCACAGCACTGTTCAGCTATTTGAACATCTCGTGAAACATTCCTCAGGAGCCATGTGGAGGTTAGCTGGCAGGCGTTACCTCATAACTCACCTTGCCTTCACGTAACCACACCCTCACGTTTTTCACCCACTCCGGCTTCTCTTCCGGGTGATCTAGCCTGAAGTGGCTCCCCCTACTCTCCCTCCTAACCAGTGCTGAGTACGCTATGGCTAACGACGTCAGCAGGGTGTTCTCAGCCTCTCTGAGGTTGGCAAGATCCTCGTAGCTCCCTACATGAACTCCGTCAAGCATCTCCAGCAAGTTATGCAGTTCTTCAATACCCTTACTGATGCCATCCGCTGACCTGAGGATGCCGACGTAATTCCACGTGATGTCGCGTGTAGCCAGCCTGACCTCTTTAGCGTTAAGCTTTCCCTCCCTAAACTTATAGTCCTTCAGCACCTCTCTGAGCTCCCCGAAATCTTCAGGGCCTCGCGATGTGTTGACGTCCTCCCTGAATTCTTTGTTCAGGTATTCAGTTACGTCGACCGCCACCTTACGTGAGATCACCATACAGGCTGACAACGCATTACCGCCTAACCTGTTAGCCCCGTGAACCCCGCCAACTAATTCCCCGATGACGTAGAGCCCCGGCAATCCCGTTCTAAGCGCCTTATCCACTTCAACTCCTCCCATTGTGTAGTGCGCTGTCGGCAACACCCTGACTGGGGGTTGGAGTCCCAACTTCTTCATTAATTCATACGCTGTCCTCGATTGTGGATCCGTCGAGGGTTCCGGATGCATTAGCAGAGCGCCATCAACTCCTCTCCCGTTGCTTACCTCGAGCATCATATATCTTGAGAGCAGGTCCCTCTGAACCGTAGTCGCTTTGTAAAGGTCCCTCAATCCATACTTAATCAACACGTCCTCGCCAAGGCTGTTCAGGAGCTTGCCTTTAGTGAAGTGTGCTATGAAGCTGGGCCTGTCTTTCTCGGCGATGCCTAAGGGAAAGAATTGGACGAACTCCATATCTATTAGAGGCAGACCCAT
This window of the Zestosphaera sp. genome carries:
- a CDS encoding FAD-binding protein, with translation MSLQSIIKTDVLIVGSGLSGLSLAYFIGKQGNRPSVTITCKSALGYGTSTYYSQGAFRCAVGGYKAEEHARDTLESGRYVNRRFLVDLLVNESPESVLALKEVGIEFRESRGMLRVVGGDSLFPGMDLVARLGGYIARTGVKVLERTHLLDALRCGDGTYLTTHIHGGRVLAINSKVLVLATGGAANAYLRSDNPQQLACDGHGTALKMGLPLIDMEFVQFFPLGIAEKDRPSFIAHFTKGKLLNSLGEDVLIKYGLRDLYKATTVQRDLLSRYMMLEVSNGRGVDGALLMHPEPSTDPQSRTAYELMKKLGLQPPVRVLPTAHYTMGGVEVDKALRTGLPGLYVIGELVGGVHGANRLGGNALSACMVISRKVAVDVTEYLNKEFREDVNTSRGPEDFGELREVLKDYKFREGKLNAKEVRLATRDITWNYVGILRSADGISKGIEELHNLLEMLDGVHVGSYEDLANLREAENTLLTSLAIAYSALVRRESRGSHFRLDHPEEKPEWVKNVRVWLREGKVSYEVTPAS